From Tachyglossus aculeatus isolate mTacAcu1 chromosome 12 unlocalized genomic scaffold, mTacAcu1.pri SUPER_6_unloc_1, whole genome shotgun sequence, the proteins below share one genomic window:
- the UCMA gene encoding unique cartilage matrix-associated protein, producing MIWKQILFFSCLSAFVILAVLQDAESATVGSRQAAADENKESLKRKIFMQESDASNFFKKRGKRSPKSQDEINVETRQQLKADEHRREYFEEQRNEFENFVEEQQDEQDERNREQVEQWRQWHYDGLNPPYQFNRHHV from the exons ATGATCTGGAAGCAAATCCTCTTCTTTTCCTGCCTCTCAGCTTTTGTGATCTTGGCCG TTCTCCAGGATGCAGAAAGTGCTACTGTGGGCTCCAGACAAGCAGCTGCGGACGAGAACAAGGAAA GTCTGAAAAGGAAGATTTTCATGCAGGAATCTGATGCCTCCAACTTCTTCAAGAAGCGAGGCAAACGGTCCCCAAAGTCCCAGGATGAGATCAATG TGGAGACACGGCAGCAGCTGAAGGCTGATGAGCACCGGAGAGAGTATTTTGAAGAACAAAGGAATGAGTTTGAGAACTTTGTGGAGGAACAACAAGATG aacAAGACGAAAGGAACCGGGAACAGGTTGAACAGTGGCGCCAGTGGCACTACGATGGTCTCAACCCACCGTACCAATTCAACCGCCATCATGTCTAA